In the Desulfuromonas sp. DDH964 genome, CGAGACCCATTCTATCGTGATGCGTTCCAAAAGCCGGACCATCCGCTTCATTGAAGGGCGTCACCAGTTCGACTACAAACCGGTTTACTGAGGCTTGCGAAAGAAGGCCGATTTCCCCGCTTGTCATCGCGGCAGGAAACTGTTAGGATTTTTCGGCTTATTGCCTCCAGTCAAAGAAACCGCACGGCGAAAGGGAACAGTATGGCGATCATTACCATTTCCCGGGAAATGGGCAGCGGCGGCATTCCCATTGCCCACAAGGCAGCGGAAAAACTTGGCTACACCCTGGTCGATGGCGAGGCGATTGCAAAGGTTGCAGCGTCCTACGGCCTGACCCCCGAAGCCCTCGAAAAGGCGGACGAAAAGCCGCCGGCCTTTGTCGATGAAATCGATGCACAGGTTGAAATCGACTCCCACCGCGTCGAGTTGATCATTCTTGAATACGCCCTCAAGGGGAACATCATCGTCTATGGCCGTGGCGGGCAGGATCTCCTCAGCGGAATCAGTTCCGTCTTCCGGGTCCGGATCACCGCGCCCTTTGAGGACCGGGTCGAGCGCTGGGCGGAACGCGAGTGGCTCGATCCGGATCTGGCGCGGATCCTGGTGCGCAAGAGCGATCAGCAGCGGGCCGGCTTC is a window encoding:
- a CDS encoding cytidylate kinase family protein; the encoded protein is MAIITISREMGSGGIPIAHKAAEKLGYTLVDGEAIAKVAASYGLTPEALEKADEKPPAFVDEIDAQVEIDSHRVELIILEYALKGNIIVYGRGGQDLLSGISSVFRVRITAPFEDRVERWAEREWLDPDLARILVRKSDQQRAGFIKYYFDRDWLDPLGYDLIVNTQRLSEETAVKLICEGVRDRNLQESKDSGKKILQDRIVAKKAEIALLANGVIEGLHHYHFHLTVKDGVATLFGHVHAEEQREAVRRTVAAVEGVQKIDDQLEIRQYRSLPEEH